The sequence ctcacacattcttacttgaatgaggcctgcacgagcatagcgaccgtatatagcattcgtatgcgggtacaaatgaataccaatctatttttacattttatttactgctactaagtaacaggcagttttttataacaattctatatttagaatcatacttgctagcaatgagaatttgatttgcaaagagactgagttatatgattaacgaaattatctaataggaaattggaaagggccagggatcaaacccttaatctcctgcttatgaggcagaagcagtgacacaaggccaccaagctcCCCTATAATTAAAAAGCAAACTTTTCAAAGCGGAGGATTTCCACACAAAAAACTACTCGGAACGGTGATTTCCGTCAGTTAAGCAATGACAATGTGTTAATAATATTTATCAAACGAAAGATAACAGGTCGCAGAATGCGTGGCACACTAAGAGACAGTTCTCGTATCTCTGCAACACAGGAGTTGGTcgggaaaatggtaaatgcatcatgaaacaatcatgattatccttaaacaattgaaaaatgctccttaaaaaatctgataatttttcctcaaattattgaacaaattaccttggaatatataaaatgctccgtaaacatttgaaaagtgtaccgtagaaacgaaaaaaatgtaccgtaaacaattgaaaatgctccttagaagcaaaaagaaaaacaaagaaaaacaaagatttgctatttaactaacgataattgcgcagtatattgatataagaattattgtgaaatagttgaaaaagtacCTTGAAATTAGCTGTCATAAAATAGAAGCTTATGCACCATTGTATAGCCCCTGGAGTATGAAGCtgattgttttgcctttttggtAGCCCTGTACAACAGAAAAATGCTCCGAAAACTAaggaaaatgctccttaaaaagaagaaatattccttaaaccaataaaaaatgctccttaacttgagaaaatgctccttaaactcACTCACTTAAACAGTGCtccgtaaaaaaatgaaatgctccATAAACTTATACAAAATGTAATCTTAGCCTACAAGCAATTCAAAGCATTGTTGAAGAAATTGTGCACCAGACTGCtcatagacaaacagacgtcccATACAACTGCACATCGTTTATGCTTGACGAtacgaatttcattaaaatcacaTTGCATATAATGCTAATAGGTTTATTCATCAATTTCCCTGCATAACCACAAAAGATatcttagttacaagataaatattgtcgcttcggttccctttgttctgctgtccgaaacatgttgggtaccgaactgtcaaattgtatgtatttttccttcattgacatttagcaccctatcctcgccagcaaaagatgttccggacagccacGACAGCGACAATTTTCATCTTGTAACTTGAATATCTCTTATAACCACCCACGGCTTGAGGAACTCGAAATTGTCGAAATCTGCGCTTACAACATtttctaaggagcattttcaattgtttacggtacatttttttcgtttttacggtacacttttcaaatgtttacggagcattttatatatttcaaggtaatttgttcaataatttaaggaaaaatgatcagttttttaaggagcatttttcaattgtttaaggataatTTCATCTGTTTTAATGGACAATTTTTGGGCTGCCAAGGTCGGTTGACGTCAAAATAAGGAAACGATGTAAGCGAagggggaaatgacggctttggcaggttttgttctattattgtcaattttattaattttggccacaatattctttgatattcaaagaatgttcaggccaaatttgagcattatTAGTTATAGAAACAGGGgagacaataatagaacaaaacctgccaaagccgtcgttTCCCCATGTTTGTGTCATGCGTTGAATTTATTTCTGGGAGCGTGGCATGAAAGTTTTCTAAGACTAGAAATTTCCTTACATTATCTCGATCCATTCCAAAACTGCTGACCAAACATTTTCGTCATGACAAGCGGTTTGCACTTCTGAAACACGGATTAGTACGAAAGTGACGCTGGTCTCGATATGACGACCTTCTCATTGTGGCGTGACATATCGCATCCAGACGATCGAGACGACCAGACGACAATTTGAGAACCACCATCCGAATGCGTGTCGGACTCTGGGAGTCATTGATTGCCTACCGAATGCCGGCGACCGACAGGTGCCACACACTCGGGCACTTCAATCTCGACCAACTACTCAACTGGTTTCAATTAGTTCGAAACTGTGGGAAAAAATGGGTTCAATGCATGTGCATCATCGGTGATGATAAGCAAACCGATTGGAAAATTGTCAACTCAATGGTAGCAAGCAACCGAACGATGGATGAGTTCGCAAATCGGAATGGCAACAGCGCTCGCATATGATGGGACATGATTGATCGCTGCGTGTATCACAGGGAAAGTGCTGAGTCCCCTGGTTTGGCCACGGTTGCCCGCAATTATATTGGTTTTATTCATCAATGCAtaatttactcactcacttacccAATTTGCGAACAACAATTGATATGGGTACGAACGATTGGCATGCTGTTTATCTGTGCATGCCATTTGTTATTGTTCCGGTGCCAATGTATGTAAGCCATCAGTTGTCAAATTAGGTATATTACGCGTCCAGCTTGGAGAATAGCGTCGCAGATAAGATAGCAATTGGCATCTGCTGGGGACTTTTTAATACGTGGTATTATCATCATTATAGCATGTGATCGCCAATTCATTGCTTTGGAATTGCGTGTTTGAGAGAACTGAGTTTCTTCGCCAGGCTTGTTAGGAATGTAGAGAAATAGAAACGTAATAAAGCTTAGAATGTAGAATAAGAAGATTTGACGAAAATTATGTCTTCTAAcaacattcaaatttccaacttttccaATGAAATCTACGCCATTATGTGTGGTACGAGCACagcctagtatggggagaaaaaaaagttgtcaaaTTCTACAATTACAATTCAATTACTTATTGCATAGACAGATGCAACCAAAATTCTGCAACTAAAATAGAAGGTATTTTCATAAGAATACTTGCACTAACAAGCGAATATTTAGATTGATGTAACCGGCTTGCCAAACCGCCAATAAGCTTTATTTTGGAAAGAGAATGGACCGCAATCTACTACGATACGTTTGTATTGCCCAAATTTGTCGCGGATCGCGGATGGTTGATATAATTAGCCTGTCGTCAGGGCCAATCTACCTTTAACTATACCTCCGCAACGATCCACTTCGAGATAAGCGCTTATTATCTAATTGAAATAACTTCCAACTAATGACCGAACAGATCTGTCGGCACAATTGAGTCGTTTATCATTAAGTGATTGTGGGAAATCGTTGAAACCCTTCTAACTGTATGGCCCCACTCAGCTGTAAACTAATTGCTCATATTTCTGTCTGATTTTCTATTTCCAGCGATGGAATCCCTCACCCACTGTGGATGTTCTGGAAGCGGCGGAGATACATTGTGGTGTTTATGGCCTTCCTGGGATTCTTCAATGTGTACGCCCTGCGAGTGAATCTCAGTGTGGCCATCGTGGCAATGACCGAGGTGCGGGAGGTGGACTACGGAAATGGAACCATTGTACAAGTATGTGTCGGAATGGGGTTGCTAAAATACCACGCTAGAGCTATTGATTAATCAATCTTTCAATCAAACCAGGAGCAATACTTTGACTGGAACTCGCAGATGCAAGGTTTTGTGCTCAGCTCGTTCTTCTATGGATACATTTTGACACCGTTCCTCGGAGGGTTCATTTCCAACAAACTGGGAGGCAATTATGTAAGCTTCCCACCCTATTCTGGAGACGGCAACAGAGCCGGTTGAacgaaaattaaattaattattttcccTTTCGATAGGTTTTCGGTGTCGGCATCGGTACAACCGCTGTCCTAACACTGGTCACTCCCCTGGCAGCCAAAGCTGGGCTGGGTTGGCTGATTGGGGTGCGGGTCATCGAGGGCATCTTCGAGGGTGTCACATTCCCGTGTATCCATGCGGTGTGGTCCAAGTGGGCTCCCCCCTCGGAACGGTCTCGAATGGCATCGATTGCCTTCGCTGGGAATTATGCCGGAACGGTGGTGGCAATGCCCTTCAGTGGAATATTTGCCCAGCAGTACGGATGGGAGAGCGTGTTCTACATTTTCGGTGCCATCGGTTGTGTGTGGTTCGTGTTGTGGACTTACATGATTAAGACTTCGCCCGAGGTGGACCGAGGCATCAGTGCCGCTGAGAAAGAGTATATTTTGACAAGCTTGGGCAGGACCGAAGGTGTCCAAGAGAAGATCAGGCACCCGTGGAAGGCGATGATAACTTCTTTGGCCGTTTGGGCGCTGGTGGCGTcgcatttctccgaaaattggGGATTCTACACGCTGCTGACACAGCTGCCAACGTTCTTGAAGGGTGAGTATAAGAAAAACTTGTCTTATCTTAGTTATTTGCTTAACACGAATGCAACAAAATTCCAActgtgtggccctaaatggccggaacgcaattatgacagcgactcatgacttgctgctcgccgattgccAAATTAAGGTGTGAAtgaattttactcaaaccccacattccccttcttctctcattaagaacgcaaaaaaaaaatcttcaagcaTAGCAATGCAATGTTTATTTTCTCCTATTCCGAGCCACAAATCTATACAAACTTTAAAATTAGGATCTAACAAACTTATGAAGTcaatggcatttttttgttatCCGAGATTTTAGTAAATACAAACAAGTTCCAGTTCTtacaaaaacaatcaaaatcttactcaaatgcaatccaaaactaagcggtgttgaacttcattACCAATAAGATTTCAAAACAAGGAAATCCATGCTAATCATAACTCAATCTAAATTAAATCCACtttaaattcaatacaaattcaatttaatttcaatctaaatctaatccaaatccaatccaaatccaatccaaattcaatccaaatccaatccaaatccaatccaaatccaatccaaatccaatccaaatccaatccaaatccaatacaaatcaaatcaaattcaatctaaatccaatgcgatccaaatacaatccaaattcaatccacattcaaatccaaatccaatccaaatccagtccaaatccaaaccaaattcattccaaatccaatccaaattcaatctaaatccaatccaaatccaatccaaatccaatccaaatccaatccaaatccaatccaaatccaatctaaatcaaatccaaaccaatccaaacccaatccaaaccaaccaaaccaatccaaaccaatccaaaccaatccaaaccaatccaaaccaatccaaatctaatccaaaccaatccaaaccaatccaaaccaatccaaaccaatccaaaccaatccaaaccaatccaaaccaaccaaaccaatccaaaccaatccaaaccaatccaaaccaatccaaaccaatccaaatctaatccaaaccaaccaaccaaccaaaccaaccaaaccaatccaaaccaatccaaccaatccaaaccaatccaaaccaacacaaatcaaatccaaactaaTCTAAACCAATGcgatccaaacacaatccaaaccaatccacattcaaaccaaaccaatcccaaaccagtccaaaccaaatcaaaccatcccaaaccaatccaaaccaatctaaaccaatccgatccaaacacaatccaaaccaatccaaaccaatcaaaaccaatccaaaccaatccaaaccaatccaaatccaatccaaaccaatccaacccaaccaaaccaatccaaaccaatccaaaccaactaaaccaaaccaaaccaatccaaaccaatccaaaccaaccaaaccaatccaaaccaaaccaaaccaatccaaaccaaccaaaccaatccaaaccaatccaaaccaaccaaaccaatccaaaccaatccaaaccaaccgaaccaatccaaaccaatccaaaccaatccaaaccaatccaaaccaaaccaatccagatccaatccaaaccaaccaaaccaatccaaaccaatccaaaccaatccaaaccaatccaaaccaaccaaaccaatccaaattcaaccaatccaaatccaatccaaaccaaccaaaccaaaccaatccaaaccaaccaaaccaaccaaaccaatccaaaccaatccaaaccaatccaaaccaatccaaaccaatccaaaccaaccaaaccaatccaaaccaatccaaaccaaccaaaccaaccaaaccaaaccaatccgaatccaaccgaaccaatccaaaccaatccaaaccaaaccaaaccaaccaaaccaatccaaaccaatccaaaccaatccaaaccaatccaaaccaaaccaaaccaatccaaaccaaaccaaccaaaccaatccaaaccaatccaaaccaaccaaaccaatccaaaccaaccaaaccaatccaaaccaatccaaaccaatccaaaccaatccaaaccaaccaaaccaatccaaaccaaccaaaccaatccaaaccaaccaaaccaaccaaaccaatccaaaccaatccaaaccaatccaaaccaaccaaaccaaccaaaccaatccaaaccaatccaaaccaatccaaaccaatccaaaccaatccaaaccaaccaaaccaatccaaaccaaccaaaccaatccaaaccaatccaaaccaatccaaaccaatccaaaccaatccaaaccaatccaaaccaaccaaaccaatccaaaccaatccaaaccaatccaaaccaaccaaaccaaccaaaccaatccaaaccacaaaccaatccaaaccaaccaaaccaaccaaaccaatccaaaccaatccaaaccaatccaaaccaaccaaac comes from Armigeres subalbatus isolate Guangzhou_Male chromosome 2, GZ_Asu_2, whole genome shotgun sequence and encodes:
- the LOC134214962 gene encoding sialin; the protein is MDVSEKSQQSDGIPHPLWMFWKRRRYIVVFMAFLGFFNVYALRVNLSVAIVAMTEVREVDYGNGTIVQEQYFDWNSQMQGFVLSSFFYGYILTPFLGGFISNKLGGNYVFGVGIGTTAVLTLVTPLAAKAGLGWLIGVRVIEGIFEGVTFPCIHAVWSKWAPPSERSRMASIAFAGNYAGTVVAMPFSGIFAQQYGWESVFYIFGAIGCVWFVLWTYMIKTSPEVDRGISAAEKEYILTSLGRTEGVQEKIRHPWKAMITSLAVWALVASHFSENWGFYTLLTQLPTFLKDTMHFELTKTGFISAVPYLVMGILLFVSGYLADLSQLKGWLTTTQVRRYFNCGAFLGQTVFMITGAFILKPTATITCFTIAVGIGAFAWSGFAVNHLDLSPKSAGVLMGISNTFATIPGIVSPIITGYITTNKSDDEWRVVFYIAAGIYLIGCVIYWLWASGELQPWSIEAQEKLAKERSEEKNGIGGGYVNKMKIEDEL